From Gopherus flavomarginatus isolate rGopFla2 chromosome 16, rGopFla2.mat.asm, whole genome shotgun sequence, a single genomic window includes:
- the LRRC8E gene encoding volume-regulated anion channel subunit LRRC8E, translating to MIPVAEFKQFTDQQPAFKVLKPWWDVLAEYITVAMLMIGVFGCTLQVTQDKIICLPNHAPAGAPLSDETCQNFARKSLNASEPDTPQSSREMSGLRNNLDIQQYSFINQMCYETALHWYAKYFPYLVVIHTLIFMVCASFWFKFPGTSSKIEHFISILGKCFDSPWTTRALSEVSGENQEGMSSKKEDQRRKGIKDEMPKPHPALQPVQSISEKKVAETPAVSLLDKKEGEQAKALFEKVKKFRLHVEEGDILYTMYIRQTVLKVFKFLIITAYNAALVQNIRFIVPCSVEMEDMTGYDHFCCNHTKAPLFSKLAICYICFLGVYGLTCLYTLYWLFHRPLKEYSFRYVREETGISDIPDVKNDFAFMLYLIDEYDSLYSKRFAVFLSEVSESKLKQLNLNHEWTEDKLRQKLQRNALGRLELHLFMLSGLPDTVFELTEVEALKLEMLKDVTFPPLVAQLVHLQELSLLNCPIKLPFASLVFLRDHLKVMQATFDEIKDVPLWVYSLRGLEELHLSGLFSQELGKTSGLESLRELKNLKVLSLHSNISKVPPSVTDVSAHLQRLCILNDGTKLVTLNNLKKLVNVRELELVNCNLERIPHAVFSLVNLQELDLKDNQLRSIEEILSFQHCRKLVCLKLWSNHIAYIPEHIRKLKGLEQLYLNRNKIETLPSQLFLCTKLRCLDLSNNGIQVIPPEVGVLQNLQYFAISSNSVETLPDELFFCKKLKTLMVGHNKLSTLSPRLGNLSLLSKLELKGNRLEALPPQIGRCQALKRSGLVVESTLYETLPTDIRERLESE from the exons ATGATCCCTGTAGCTGAGTTCAAGCAGTTTACGGACCAGCAGCCGGCCTTCAAGGTGCTCAAGCCCTGGTGGGATGTGCTGGCTGAATACATCACGGTGGCCATGCTCATGATCGGGGTCTTTGGCTGCACCCTGCAG GTGACACAGGACAAAATCATCTGCCTTCCCAATCATGCCCCCGCTGGTGCCCCCCTCTCTGACGAAACGTGCCAGAATTTTGCCAGGAAGAGCCTCAATGCCTCGGAGCCAGACACACCCCAGTCCTCCCGGGAGATGAGCGGCCTGCGCAACAACCTGGACATCCAGCAGTACAGCTTCATCAACCAGATGTGCTACGAGACAGCTCTGCACTGGTACGCCAAGTACTTCCCCTACCTGGTGGTCATCCACACCCTCATCTTCATGGTCTGTGCCAGCTTCTGGTTCAAGTTCCCCGGCACCAGCTCTAAGATCGAGCACTTCATCTCCATCCTCGGCAAGTGCTTTGACTCACCCTGGACTACCCGGGCCCTCTCTGAGGTCTCTGGGGAGAACCAGGAAGGGATGAGCTCAAAGAAGGAAGACCAGCGGAGGAAGGGAATCAAGGACGAAATGCCcaagccccaccctgctctacAGCCCGTCCAGTCCATCTCCGAGAAGAAGGTAGCGGAGACTCCTGCAGTCAGCTTGCTGGACAAGAAGGAAGGGGAGCAGGCCAAGGCTCTGTTTGAGAAGGTGAAGAAGTTCCGGCTGCACGTGGAGGAGGGAGACATCCTCTATACCATGTACATCCGCCAGACGGTTCTCAAGGTCTTCAAGTTCCTGATCATCACGGCCTACAATGCTGCCTTGGTGCAGAACATCCGCTTCATCGTGCCCTGCAGTGTGGAGATGGAGGACATGACAGGCTATGACCACTTCTGCTGCAACCACACCAAGGCtcccctcttttccaagctggccATCTGCTACATCTGCTTCTTGGGCGTCTACGGCCTCACCTGCCTATACACGCTGTACTGGCTTTTCCATCGGCCCTTGAAAGAGTACTCCTTCCGCTATGTGCGAGAGGAGACGGGCATCAGCGACATCCCCGACGTCAAGAATGACTTTGCCTTCATGCTTTATCTGATCGATGAGTATGACTCCCTCTACTCCAAGCGCTTCGCTGTCTTCCTCTCCGAGGTCAGTGAAAGCAAGCTCAAGCAGCTCAACCTCAACCATGAATGGACGGAGGACAAGCTGCGTCAGAAGCTGCAGCGGAATGCCCTGGGCCGCCTGGAACTCCACCTCTTCATGCTGTCCGGCTTGCCTGACACAGTCTTTGAGCTGACTGAGGTGGAGGCCCTGAAGCTGGAGATGCTCAAGGATGTGACTTTCCCACCACTGGTGGCCCAGCTTGTCCACCTCCAGGAGCTCTCCCTGCTGAACTGCCCCATCAAGCTGCCATTTGCCTCCCTGGTCTTCCTGCGGGACCACCTCAAGGTGATGCAGGCCACCTTTGATGAGATCAAGGATGTGCCGCTGTGGGTCTACAGCCTGCGCGGGCTGGAGGAGCTTCACCTCTCCGGCCTCTTCAGCCAGGAACTGGGGAAGACGTCTGGCCTGGAGAGCCTGCGAGAGCTGAAGAATCTCAAGGTGCTCTCGTTGCACAGCAACATCTCCAAGGTGCCGCCCAGCGTGACTGACGTCTCAGCTCATCTGCAGCGCCTGTGCATCCTCAACGACGGCACCAAGCTGGTGACGCTCAACAACCTCAAGAAGCTggtcaatgtgcgggagctggaGCTGGTCAACTGCAACCTGGAGCGCATCCCCCATGCCGTATTCAGCCTGGTCAACCTGCAGGAGCTGGACCTGAAAGACAACCAGCTACGCTCCATCGAGGAGATCCTCAGCTTCCAGCACTGCCGCAAGCTCGTCTGCCTTAAGCTCTGGAGCAACCACATTGCTTATATCCCCGAGCACATCCGGAAGCTCAAGGGCCTGGAGCAGCTATACCTCAACCGCAACAAAatagagaccctgccctcccagctcTTCCTCTGCACCAAGCTCCGCTGCCTCGACCTCTCCAACAACGGCATCCAGGTTATCCCCCCGGAGGTAGGTGTGCTCCAGAATCTCCAGTACTTCGCCATCTCCTCCAACTCAGTGGAGACCTTGCCCGATGAGCTCTTCTTCTGCAAGAAGCTGAAGACTCTGATGGTGGGTCACAACAAGctctccaccctctccccccGCCTGGGTAACCTCTCCTTGCTCAGCAAGCTGGAGTTGAAGGGGAACCGTCTGGAGGCCTTGCCGCCTCAGATCGGGCGGTGCCAGGCGCTCAAGCGCAGTGGCTTGGTGGTGGAGAGCACCCTCTATGAGACGCTGCCCACGGACATCCGTGAGAGGCTGGAGAGTGAATGA
- the LOC127035664 gene encoding volume-regulated anion channel subunit LRRC8D-like: MFSLTEVASLSDSRAPFSTLKPWWDVFTDYLVLAMLAISIIAGTLLISTDQVVCLPVGRTSIAASGSLAPRPALGPLDGPEHDTTLVSTRRELSAANSRHPAKLDYQQYLYIGQVCYHQALPWHSKYSPYLALLHALLLMVCNNFWFIYPKTSSRIELFLSILRKCFQSPWTTKALSETACQPLEGNLGRMKPCSVQISQPGADSQAEQVSFSSATILDRKDGEQAKALFEKIRTFRAHTEAASLLCWVYVGQTLFKVAKLLAVLGYASSSAGTIAFRHVCQPGLGDLAGHATFSCTHSLAYILQKLLLSYLALVLLSGLVGVYTLYWLLRRPLRKYSFGRASEESSFRAIPNVHNDLAFLLHMADQYDPLCSKRIAIFLSTASESQLLEIRQEHRGDYEELRRQVRRDAWGRLELRLCALPALPQAVYQMADLEVLRLECMAEVKLSAKVTQMEALSELQLHHCPATMEPMALAFLQERLRGLHVQFTDVTKIPSWLYSLKNLHRLHLSSHLCSNVLALESLRELRSLEILLLQTKLTKLPCSMSTHLRQLCIQNDGTKLEALRVLKKMSNLQQLELLCCQLERIPPTVWCLTGLRRLDLRSNGIRSLEKGADFQRLAQLTCLKLWHNRIATLPASIGAAGSLEELVLSHNELDSLPHALFALKRLRHLDLSHNLLRLLPAEIGQLGMLQQLSITGNRIRALPSQLFACLELMSLQLADNALTTVPAEIGRLVLLSRLELTGNPLKSLPLELGCCLLLKETGLSVDNALFETLPSHVKQMLAMPISAPSP; this comes from the coding sequence ATGTTTTCCCTGACAGAAGTGGCCTCCTTGAGTGACAGCCGGGCCCCGTTCAGTACTCTGAAGCCCTGGTGGGACGTCTTCACAGACTACTTGGTCCTGGCAATGTTGGCCATCTCCATCATTGCAGGGACCCTGCTGATCTCCACGGATCAGGTGGTGTGCCTGCCTGTCGGCAGGACCAGCATAGCTGCAAGTGGGTCCCTGGCTCCCAGACCTGCCTTAGGGCCTCTGGATGGCCCAGAACACGACACTACTCTGGTCAGCACCAGGAGGGAACTTTCTGCTGCCAACAGCAGACACCCAGCCAAACTTGACTACCAGCAGTACCTGTACATTGGCCAGGTCTGTTACCACCAGGCGCTGCCATGGCACTCCAAGTACTCCCCCTACCTGGCCCTCCTGCACGCACTGCTCTTGATGGTCTGTAACAACTTCTGGTTCATATACCCCAAGACCTCCTCCAGGATTGAGCTGTTCCTCTCCATCCTCCGGAAGTGCTTCCAGTCACCCTGGACAACCAAGGCTCTCTCAGAGACTGCCTGCCAGCCCTTGGAAGGCAACCTTGGCCGAATGAAACCCTGCTCTGTCCAGATCTCTCAGCCTGGGGCTGACTCCCAGGCGGAGCAGGTGTCCTTCTCCAGTGCCACCATCCTGGACCGGAAGGACGGGGAGCAGGCCAAGGCGCTCTTCGAGAAGATCCGCACCTTCCGGGCGCACACTGAAGCCGCCAGCCTCCTCTGCTGGGTCTATGTAGGGCAGACACTGTTCAAAGTGGCAAAGCTCTTGGCCGTGCTGGGCTATGCCTCCAGTTCTGCTGGCACCATTGCTTTCAGGCACGTGTGCCAGCCAGGCCTGGGGGACCTCGCTGGCCACGCCACCTTCTCCTGCACCCACAGCCTGGCCTACATCctgcagaagctgctgctgagctACCTGGCCTTGGTGCTGCTCAGTGGGCTGGTGGGGGTCTACACACTCTATTGGCTGCTCCGGAGGCCACTCAGGAAGTACTCCTTCGGGCGGGCCAGCGAGGAGAGCAGCTTCAGAGCCATCCCCAACGTCCACAATGACTTGGCCTTCCTGCTGCACATGGCTGACCAGTATGACCCGCTCTGCTCCAAGAGGATTGCCATATTCCTCTCCACCGCCAGCGAGAGCCAGCTGCTGGAGATCAGACAGGAGCACCGAGGGGACTACGAGGAGCTGCGACGGCAGGTGAGGAGGGACGCCTGGGGCCGGCTGGAGCTGAGGCTCTGTgcccttccagccctgccccaggctgtctATCAGATGGCGGACCTGGAGGTGCTGCGGCTGGAGTGCATGGCGGAGGTGAAGCTCTCTGCCAAGGTCACCCAGATGGAAGCACTGTCTGAGCTGCAGCTGCATCACTGCCCAGCCACGATGGAGCCCATGGCATTGGCCTTTCTGCAGGAACGGCTCAGGGGGCTGCACGTCCAGTTCACTGATGTCACCAAAATCCCCTCCTGGCTTTACTCCTTGAAGAACCTGCACCGGCTGCACCTCTCCAGCCACCTCTGCTCCAATGTGCTGGCCCTGGAGTCCCTCCGGGAGCTCCGGAGCCTGGAGATTTTGCTGCTTCAGACTAAGCTGACCAAGCTTCCTTGCTCTATGTCCACCCACCTCCGCCAGCTCTGTATCCAGAATGACGGGACCAAGCTGGAGGCACTGAGGGTCCTGAAGAAGATGAGCAAcctccagcagctggagctgctctgctgccagctGGAGAGGATCCCACCAACAGTCTGGTGCTTAACTGGCCTGCGGAGGCTGGATCTGCGCTCCAATGGCATCCGCAGCCTTGAGAAGGGGGCTGACTTCCAGCGTCTGGCACAGCTCACCTGCCTGAAGCTGTGGCACAACCGCATCGCCACCCTGCCCGCTTCCATTGGGGCAGCCGGCAGCCTGGAGGAGCTGGTGCTATCCCACAACGAACTGGATTCTCTGCCCCACGCCTTGTTTGCCCTGAAAAGACTCAGGCACCTGGACCTCAGCCACAACCTCCTTCGCCTCCTCCCTGCAGAGATTGGCCagctggggatgctgcagcaACTCTCCATCACCGGCAACAGGATCAGGGCACTGCCCAGCCAGCTCTTTGCCTGCCTGGAGCTAATGTCTTTGCAGCTGGCGGACAACGCTTTGACCACAGTGCCGGCTGAGATTGGGAGGTTGGTGCTACTCTCCAGGCTGGAGCTTACAGGGAACCCCTTGAAGTCACTCCCACTTGAGCTAGGCTGCTGCCTCCTGCTTAAGGAGACCGGGCTGAGCGTGGACAACGCCCTCTTCGAGACCCTGCCATCTCACGTGAAGCAGATGCTCGCCATGCCCATCTCTGCTCCATCCCCGTGA